A genomic segment from Microbulbifer elongatus encodes:
- a CDS encoding sugar kinase: protein MTDLVILGESMVEFSQQVPGIFQQSYAGDVHSVAVYFKRLASPGDRVRLMTAVGHDTASHGLLAALEQESIDTSLVFRHPTRQLGLYMVNTDNRGERSFSYWRSDSAAREVMPLFREATQVAGDGGYLPCGIAPRPDLFFFSGISLAVLTPNTRPAFWELIEQLHGAGTRIVFDPNYRPKLWSSVKETRAEYARAFEYAHLALPGIEDLSALYGVKSFDGACDFLDGFDIEELVIKDGPNGVCYRGPTERFVEPITPVAQVVDTTAAGDSFNGSYLAYRSQGLSPRDAIALAAKVSALVIQHKGALLNDEVFRRSITTPVLSEQ from the coding sequence ATGACAGATCTGGTAATTCTGGGGGAGAGCATGGTGGAGTTCAGTCAGCAAGTGCCCGGAATCTTCCAGCAATCCTACGCTGGGGACGTGCACAGCGTGGCGGTGTACTTCAAGAGACTGGCCAGTCCCGGCGACCGGGTGCGCCTGATGACTGCGGTGGGGCACGATACTGCCAGCCACGGATTGCTGGCGGCTCTGGAGCAGGAATCCATCGATACCTCACTGGTGTTTCGCCACCCCACCCGCCAGTTGGGGCTGTATATGGTCAATACCGATAACCGGGGTGAGCGCAGCTTCAGCTACTGGCGATCGGACTCTGCGGCCCGGGAGGTGATGCCACTATTCCGCGAGGCCACCCAGGTGGCTGGGGATGGCGGTTACCTGCCCTGCGGCATCGCCCCGCGCCCGGACCTGTTTTTCTTCAGCGGTATCTCTCTGGCCGTGCTAACCCCCAATACCCGCCCCGCGTTCTGGGAACTTATCGAGCAACTGCACGGCGCCGGCACCCGCATTGTGTTTGACCCGAACTACCGCCCCAAGCTGTGGAGCTCGGTCAAAGAGACCAGAGCGGAGTACGCGCGCGCCTTTGAGTACGCGCACCTGGCATTGCCCGGCATCGAGGATCTGTCGGCTCTGTACGGAGTGAAGAGCTTTGACGGTGCCTGCGATTTCCTGGATGGCTTTGACATCGAAGAACTGGTGATCAAGGACGGCCCGAATGGGGTCTGCTACCGCGGGCCAACAGAACGTTTTGTGGAGCCGATTACGCCGGTTGCTCAGGTAGTGGACACCACCGCTGCCGGGGATTCATTTAATGGCTCCTATCTCGCCTACCGCAGCCAGGGCTTGAGCCCGCGCGACGCCATTGCACTTGCGGCCAAAGTGTCTGCGCTGGTGATTCAACACAAAGGAGCGCTGCTGAATGACGAAGTATTCCGCCGTTCAATAACAACACCTGTACTCAGCGAACAATAA
- a CDS encoding TonB-dependent receptor plug domain-containing protein has protein sequence MSTSTVRNRFRMSALSVAVLSVCSGQAFAQEDQKEDESQYQALEEIQVTGIRASIEKSIDDKRYGGNIKDTINAEDIGKTTDQNIAEALSRVTGVSMQTADGEGTTITVRGANAQQNNISLNGVQLGSTGFSQAVDLSAYSADILSKIEVVKTPSADHDEGSLGANINLVSAKPLEVTEGLNITGQGRYNDLAEGEDHKASVTYTGKFLNDTVGVIVTAFDETNSVRKDQYEAEDFVAKTSRIARDQNGNIIEDVTGIAVPFSHMQLFQNERDRQGVNLGLQWYATETTEVNANVSWNKQDIVSSMHDLRTRIGDYENMIEGETVPGINMDPAEWTDPQQNWHVYDTETQTFTKMVNRTALGDISQGTNNFSNENTIVSLDLTQQIGDSIVLSGGLNYSKAEQLPGQSLYVNMQNFDRINATQMMNTHPDDLEPVGYDCTSGRCVLVGGTGIVDHGDVLPPDTEHTRDNYSTTGFNPDDLAAQHLSYLTKTDRSVEDTQRAAYFDVDWDVDFAGVNKLEFGAKFSDREKFVDNQMVVFNNPDSYTNRDKLPKTGGDLRY, from the coding sequence ATGTCTACGTCCACTGTACGTAATCGCTTCCGTATGTCTGCACTGTCAGTTGCCGTACTGTCCGTTTGTAGCGGCCAGGCATTTGCACAGGAAGACCAAAAAGAAGATGAAAGCCAATATCAGGCACTTGAAGAAATTCAGGTGACCGGTATTCGTGCGAGTATTGAAAAGTCCATTGATGACAAACGCTACGGCGGCAACATCAAAGACACCATCAACGCCGAAGACATCGGCAAAACCACCGACCAGAACATTGCAGAAGCCCTGTCCCGCGTGACCGGTGTTTCCATGCAGACCGCCGACGGTGAAGGCACCACCATCACCGTGCGCGGCGCGAATGCGCAGCAGAACAATATCAGCCTAAACGGTGTGCAGCTGGGTTCTACGGGCTTCAGCCAGGCGGTGGACCTGTCGGCTTATTCCGCAGATATTCTCTCCAAAATCGAAGTTGTGAAAACCCCCAGTGCAGACCACGACGAAGGTTCGCTGGGCGCGAATATCAATCTGGTTTCTGCCAAACCGCTGGAAGTAACCGAAGGGCTGAATATTACCGGTCAGGGCCGCTATAACGACTTGGCGGAAGGTGAAGATCATAAGGCGTCTGTTACGTATACCGGTAAATTCTTGAATGACACTGTGGGTGTCATTGTTACCGCTTTTGACGAGACGAACTCGGTCCGTAAGGATCAGTATGAGGCTGAAGATTTTGTAGCAAAGACCTCCCGGATTGCTCGTGATCAGAATGGCAATATCATCGAAGATGTCACAGGTATCGCCGTTCCGTTTTCACATATGCAGCTGTTTCAGAACGAACGGGATCGCCAGGGCGTAAATCTCGGTTTGCAGTGGTATGCAACGGAAACCACTGAAGTTAATGCAAATGTTAGCTGGAACAAGCAGGATATCGTGTCTTCAATGCACGACCTGAGAACGCGTATCGGTGATTACGAAAATATGATCGAAGGGGAAACTGTCCCCGGTATCAATATGGACCCCGCCGAATGGACTGATCCTCAGCAAAATTGGCATGTCTACGACACCGAAACCCAGACGTTTACAAAAATGGTAAACCGTACGGCGTTGGGTGATATTTCTCAGGGTACCAATAACTTTTCAAATGAGAACACCATTGTCTCGCTGGATTTGACTCAGCAGATTGGTGACTCGATTGTTTTATCTGGTGGTCTTAACTATTCCAAAGCAGAGCAACTACCCGGGCAGTCTTTGTATGTAAATATGCAGAACTTTGATCGGATCAATGCGACGCAAATGATGAATACCCACCCGGATGATTTAGAGCCGGTGGGCTACGATTGTACCTCTGGCCGTTGCGTTTTGGTTGGTGGTACCGGGATAGTTGATCATGGCGATGTATTGCCGCCGGATACAGAACACACGAGAGATAACTATTCGACCACAGGATTTAACCCGGATGATTTGGCTGCGCAACATTTAAGCTATCTCACCAAAACAGACCGATCTGTTGAAGACACCCAAAGAGCTGCATATTTTGATGTGGATTGGGACGTAGATTTTGCCGGCGTTAACAAACTAGAGTTCGGTGCAAAATTCTCCGATCGAGAGAAATTCGTCGACAACCAAATGGTTGTGTTTAATAACCCGGATTCATATACTAACCGCGACAAATTACCTAAAACTGGAGGTGATCTGCGATACTAG
- a CDS encoding IS30 family transposase: MKYQQITREERYTIAAYRAQGLSVTDIAELTGRHRSTLYREFQRNSCHRTDGGYRPSEADSRTRGRRRRSRRNRHYSERHFKLVRALLRKKYSPEQIVGYIRRHKLMKRRLSHETIYQYIWRNKKNGGNLWTHLRQASKQRRKRYKAYDSRGRLADKRHITDRPKSVETRRYKGHWEIDTVHGRGSNHCIVTLLERKTGFVMIGKLKNKSTYELNKKTVRLINRDPRNIKTITADNGTEFHQYKKIEDCCAVKFYFATPYHSWERGSNEHVNGLIRQYLPKDHSMEDITQQQCDAIAMKLNSRPRKRFGYKTPEEVYYGR; encoded by the coding sequence ATGAAGTATCAACAGATCACCAGAGAAGAAAGATACACGATTGCGGCCTACCGTGCACAAGGTCTTTCCGTCACCGATATCGCCGAGTTGACTGGGCGCCACAGGAGTACCCTCTATAGGGAGTTCCAACGTAACAGCTGCCACCGAACCGATGGCGGTTATAGACCGAGTGAGGCCGACAGTCGTACTCGAGGGCGACGCAGACGATCACGTCGTAATAGGCACTATTCTGAACGCCACTTTAAGCTTGTGCGAGCGTTACTTCGGAAGAAGTACAGCCCAGAGCAAATAGTCGGTTACATACGCAGACATAAATTGATGAAACGCCGGTTAAGCCACGAAACTATCTACCAGTATATCTGGAGAAATAAGAAGAATGGCGGCAACTTATGGACGCATTTACGCCAAGCCTCAAAACAGCGTCGAAAGCGCTACAAAGCCTATGACAGCAGGGGGAGACTTGCGGATAAGCGGCACATCACAGACCGACCTAAAAGTGTAGAGACCAGGCGTTACAAGGGCCATTGGGAAATTGACACTGTTCACGGCCGGGGCAGCAACCACTGCATTGTTACATTGCTGGAGCGTAAAACGGGGTTTGTGATGATTGGGAAGCTCAAAAATAAATCAACCTATGAGCTGAACAAGAAAACAGTACGGTTAATTAATCGTGATCCGAGAAATATTAAAACTATAACCGCTGACAATGGTACTGAATTCCACCAATATAAGAAGATTGAGGACTGCTGTGCAGTAAAATTCTATTTTGCCACCCCGTACCACTCCTGGGAGCGAGGAAGCAATGAGCATGTCAACGGGTTAATCAGGCAATACCTTCCGAAGGATCACAGCATGGAAGACATTACACAGCAGCAATGTGACGCTATTGCAATGAAATTAAATAGCCGCCCCAGAAAGCGGTTCGGCTACAAAACCCCAGAAGAGGTGTACTATGGAAGATAA
- a CDS encoding TonB-dependent receptor domain-containing protein translates to MEDNSYCRGSNLILGNVTEGTVTRDPVTGEVFTTVRGMTDISGTNIACGEFPVDNFMESLGYGRDNITDGWAVVSAEKAFMAALGNTDVDYLPDNTETRLTELDNQAVYLKGNFAFLDDRLTGDIGVRYVKTTVEAEGYSGVNFHSDPNNNGLVFDPFALEALRDSTNPLCPDILFYGGTNWNDETRWSRVDGQGYDTMGTETREDDVPLPDAGACFEPLAVKNNWAGEEIAEWWLWRHSDTSTESFNIYGERQFDEDGNIIPGPDLSQRSFAVEDEHEYSAVLPSLNLNYVINDEMVGRFAVSKTMARPQIDSLRPGFKVVESIWGDRTGSVITLYNTKLDPLESNNLDLSFEWYFSENALFAAGLFYKDMTNFEESQTIVTYMDDLRDLGLNEGDEPYEAADLIKQADDLENCMPKRMQGNVMLNEDWAFSGDPEQMCAQFRTTQIKNGKGAEIKGLELQYTQTYDMLPGVFSGLGTMFNYTFQDSAYEQEVSSLDPNIVLPELPVAYTPEHSYNATVFWEQNGHQLRLAYQGTSDQLAQRSWNNGALWQEGRQTLDLSASYALNDNVTLSFQATNLTDEGVRTYYTSRFMDLGEVDADGNTVLFDEGNPLDGDATKSRTVVDYRTGRTFRVGVQARF, encoded by the coding sequence ATGGAAGATAACAGTTATTGTCGCGGTTCAAACTTGATACTAGGTAACGTAACAGAGGGAACCGTAACTCGCGATCCCGTTACTGGCGAGGTGTTCACGACTGTTCGCGGAATGACGGATATCAGCGGTACCAATATTGCCTGTGGAGAGTTCCCGGTTGACAACTTCATGGAGTCGCTGGGGTACGGCCGCGATAATATCACCGATGGCTGGGCGGTTGTCTCCGCTGAAAAAGCGTTTATGGCCGCCCTGGGTAATACAGACGTAGATTACCTCCCGGACAATACCGAAACACGCCTGACCGAGCTGGATAATCAAGCTGTTTACTTGAAAGGGAATTTTGCGTTCCTGGATGATCGCTTGACTGGTGACATTGGGGTTCGCTACGTAAAGACTACAGTGGAAGCTGAAGGCTATTCCGGTGTGAACTTCCATTCTGATCCAAATAATAATGGCTTAGTATTTGACCCGTTCGCCCTTGAAGCCTTGCGTGATTCAACCAATCCTCTTTGCCCCGATATCCTGTTTTACGGTGGAACTAACTGGAATGATGAAACTCGTTGGTCTCGGGTAGATGGTCAGGGCTATGACACCATGGGAACTGAAACTCGCGAAGATGATGTTCCTCTTCCTGACGCAGGTGCCTGTTTTGAACCGCTCGCGGTTAAAAATAATTGGGCGGGCGAAGAAATTGCAGAATGGTGGCTGTGGCGCCATTCCGATACGTCCACCGAGTCTTTTAATATCTATGGTGAGCGCCAGTTCGATGAAGATGGCAATATCATTCCTGGCCCGGATTTGAGTCAGCGTTCTTTCGCGGTTGAGGATGAGCATGAATATAGTGCGGTCTTGCCAAGCTTGAACCTTAACTACGTTATTAACGATGAAATGGTTGGGCGTTTCGCCGTGTCCAAAACCATGGCTCGTCCGCAGATTGACTCGCTTCGCCCCGGGTTCAAGGTGGTAGAGAGTATTTGGGGAGATCGTACAGGTAGCGTGATTACGTTGTATAACACCAAGTTGGATCCGCTGGAGTCAAATAACCTCGATCTTTCCTTCGAATGGTATTTCTCGGAAAACGCCTTGTTCGCCGCTGGTTTGTTCTACAAGGACATGACCAATTTCGAAGAGTCACAAACTATCGTCACCTATATGGACGATCTGCGGGACCTCGGGCTTAATGAAGGCGATGAGCCCTATGAAGCTGCGGACCTGATCAAGCAAGCCGATGATCTTGAGAACTGCATGCCTAAGCGTATGCAGGGCAATGTGATGTTGAACGAAGACTGGGCCTTCTCTGGTGATCCCGAGCAAATGTGTGCCCAGTTCCGCACCACGCAAATCAAGAATGGTAAAGGTGCGGAAATCAAGGGTCTCGAGCTTCAGTACACTCAGACCTACGATATGCTCCCGGGTGTATTTTCTGGCCTTGGTACCATGTTCAACTATACGTTCCAGGATAGCGCTTATGAACAGGAAGTGTCCTCACTGGATCCGAACATCGTTCTCCCGGAGCTACCCGTAGCGTACACACCGGAGCACAGCTACAACGCGACCGTATTCTGGGAGCAGAATGGTCACCAGTTACGTCTTGCCTACCAAGGTACCTCTGATCAATTGGCGCAGCGCAGTTGGAACAACGGTGCGCTCTGGCAGGAAGGTCGTCAAACTCTTGACCTATCTGCGAGCTATGCGCTCAACGACAATGTGACGCTATCCTTCCAGGCTACTAACCTGACTGATGAAGGTGTTCGAACCTACTACACCAGTCGTTTTATGGACCTGGGTGAGGTAGATGCGGATGGAAACACCGTGCTGTTTGACGAAGGAAATCCATTGGATGGAGATGCGACCAAGTCACGTACTGTAGTGGACTATCGCACCGGTCGTACCTTCCGCGTCGGTGTCCAGGCGCGCTTCTAA
- a CDS encoding gluconate 2-dehydrogenase subunit 3 family protein produces the protein MNRRRFLINISAALGYGALVNDAAALDAALAFSGKPSGFLGPDELEFVSQVSDIIIPKSDTPSASQAGVPAYIDFYLSEFLESKARNSFVEGLRELCNESIQEFLRLSEEHKTELIQSLDDRLGSSDESTVYKQLKELIVIGYYTSQVGATQALRYDPVPGPYKEIKLAEVGRAWL, from the coding sequence ATGAATAGAAGACGCTTTCTGATCAATATATCGGCTGCACTTGGGTATGGTGCGCTCGTCAATGATGCTGCAGCTTTGGATGCTGCGCTCGCCTTTTCCGGGAAACCTTCCGGCTTTCTAGGTCCAGATGAACTGGAGTTCGTTTCTCAGGTCTCGGATATTATTATTCCTAAGTCAGATACACCCTCGGCCAGTCAGGCAGGAGTTCCGGCATATATTGATTTTTACCTGAGCGAATTTCTGGAATCCAAAGCAAGAAATTCATTTGTTGAAGGCTTGAGGGAATTGTGCAATGAATCCATTCAAGAATTTCTGAGATTATCCGAAGAACACAAAACGGAGTTGATTCAGTCTCTGGATGACCGGCTGGGCTCCTCTGATGAGAGCACTGTCTACAAACAGCTCAAAGAGCTTATCGTAATCGGCTACTACACCTCCCAAGTCGGCGCTACTCAAGCGCTACGTTACGACCCGGTTCCGGGCCCCTATAAAGAGATCAAGCTGGCAGAAGTCGGGCGCGCCTGGTTGTAG
- a CDS encoding GMC oxidoreductase codes for MSNTEYDVIVVGSGMSGAYAAKEFCEKGYKTLVLERGEMVKHRQYKTEGKAPWQMPFRGDVPEEFKAEQHIQKEVYIYNDYTRHHLINDKDHPYEQKRPFIWYRSATVGGKSLIWGRQSYRWSKLDFESNKLDGNGIDWPVRYEDIEPWYDRVEPFVGISGSYEGLEVLPDGKFLPALPLNVVERDMKKKIEKTFPDRHFIPARVAHLTQPQKQHLELGRVQCQARSECPRGCSFGAYYSSNSAALPAAERTGNMTLVANAQVQEVLYDHASGRATGVAYVDMRSGERKQVSARTVFMCASTLASVQILLNSKSETFPEGIGNRFDVLGRYVMDHCGGGGASGMVPGYLEDYYKGRRPGGVYIPRFRNINSKHGKFERGYGFQCGASRAGWHWAKTGKGIGKAFKEKVSQPGNWYFTMWGFGESLPRYENRIYLHPSKKDKWGMPLLVTDVAYGENESAMVRDMSDTAVEMLEAAGLQNIRRFEGEAPPGGAIHEMGGACMGHSVETSYLNKWNQCHDVKNLFVTDGAAFSSVSCVNPSITFMAFTARAVDYADQQMQQGLI; via the coding sequence ATGAGCAATACTGAATACGACGTAATCGTCGTTGGCTCCGGTATGAGCGGCGCTTATGCGGCGAAAGAGTTCTGTGAAAAGGGCTATAAAACTCTGGTGCTAGAGCGGGGTGAGATGGTCAAACACCGGCAGTATAAGACCGAGGGCAAGGCCCCGTGGCAAATGCCTTTCCGCGGTGATGTACCGGAGGAGTTCAAGGCAGAGCAGCATATCCAGAAGGAGGTGTATATCTACAATGATTACACCCGCCACCACCTGATCAATGACAAAGATCACCCTTACGAACAGAAAAGACCGTTTATCTGGTACCGCAGCGCCACGGTGGGTGGCAAGTCGCTGATCTGGGGGCGCCAGAGTTACCGCTGGAGCAAACTGGATTTTGAATCCAACAAACTCGATGGGAACGGTATCGACTGGCCGGTGCGCTATGAGGATATCGAGCCCTGGTATGACCGGGTGGAGCCTTTTGTGGGGATATCCGGTAGCTATGAAGGTCTCGAAGTTTTGCCGGACGGCAAGTTTCTGCCTGCATTGCCGCTCAATGTGGTGGAGCGGGATATGAAAAAGAAAATTGAGAAAACTTTCCCGGACCGTCACTTTATCCCCGCGCGGGTCGCGCATCTCACGCAACCCCAGAAGCAGCACCTGGAGCTGGGTCGGGTGCAATGTCAGGCCCGCAGTGAGTGTCCTCGCGGCTGTTCCTTCGGGGCCTACTATTCTTCCAATTCCGCAGCGCTGCCGGCCGCCGAGCGCACCGGCAATATGACGCTAGTGGCCAATGCTCAGGTTCAGGAGGTGCTGTACGATCACGCCAGCGGCCGCGCCACCGGCGTGGCCTATGTGGATATGCGCAGCGGAGAGCGCAAGCAGGTGTCTGCGCGTACCGTATTTATGTGTGCCTCTACGCTGGCCTCGGTACAGATTCTGCTGAATTCAAAATCCGAGACCTTTCCCGAAGGGATTGGCAACCGGTTTGATGTGCTCGGCCGTTATGTGATGGACCACTGTGGCGGGGGCGGGGCTTCGGGCATGGTGCCCGGGTATCTGGAAGACTATTACAAGGGGCGCCGCCCGGGCGGGGTCTATATTCCCCGATTCCGAAATATCAATAGTAAGCACGGAAAGTTCGAACGCGGTTATGGTTTCCAGTGCGGTGCCAGCCGTGCAGGGTGGCACTGGGCCAAGACGGGCAAGGGCATTGGTAAGGCCTTCAAGGAAAAAGTGAGCCAGCCGGGAAATTGGTACTTCACCATGTGGGGTTTTGGCGAGAGCCTGCCGAGGTATGAAAACCGAATCTATCTCCATCCGTCCAAAAAAGACAAGTGGGGTATGCCATTGCTGGTGACCGATGTGGCCTATGGAGAAAACGAAAGCGCCATGGTGCGGGATATGAGCGATACCGCGGTCGAAATGCTGGAAGCTGCGGGGCTCCAAAATATCCGCCGCTTTGAGGGCGAGGCGCCGCCGGGCGGCGCAATTCATGAAATGGGCGGCGCCTGTATGGGGCATTCGGTGGAAACCTCTTACTTGAACAAGTGGAACCAATGTCACGATGTGAAAAATCTATTTGTCACCGATGGCGCAGCCTTCTCGTCTGTATCCTGCGTGAATCCTTCGATTACGTTTATGGCGTTTACCGCGCGGGCGGTGGATTATGCGGATCAGCAGATGCAACAGGGGTTAATCTGA
- a CDS encoding ThuA domain-containing protein has product MKKSPVKRVVTLLALMAATPVSAAQFKALLFTKTAGWQHESIPAAVSAVTELSRLHDFEVVHTGDSEAFTTENLQQFDVVVFLLTTGDVLNERQQDAFQAFIRSGKGYVGVHSAADTGYDWSWYRGLVGRNFLIHPAVQSAKVDVLEAGFPGAEYMPARFLWTEEYYTYGPEHSDSLKYLLSVDETTYKAQAAWGDVKSDGMGEFHPVAWYQQYDGGRAFYTGLGHLPASYGNAMFLSHLYGGIYWAATGRGIE; this is encoded by the coding sequence ATGAAAAAATCGCCAGTAAAAAGGGTGGTGACGTTACTCGCGCTGATGGCTGCCACACCGGTTTCGGCGGCTCAGTTCAAGGCGCTGCTGTTTACCAAAACGGCGGGCTGGCAACACGAGAGTATTCCGGCTGCAGTTTCGGCGGTAACGGAACTATCCCGTCTACACGATTTTGAGGTGGTGCACACGGGTGATAGTGAGGCGTTTACGACGGAAAACCTGCAGCAGTTCGATGTGGTGGTTTTTCTATTAACCACCGGTGATGTTCTGAACGAACGGCAACAGGACGCCTTTCAGGCCTTTATCCGTTCCGGTAAGGGCTATGTGGGTGTGCATTCGGCAGCGGATACGGGGTACGACTGGTCCTGGTACCGGGGCCTGGTTGGGCGTAATTTTCTGATCCATCCAGCGGTGCAGTCTGCGAAAGTGGATGTGCTGGAGGCGGGCTTTCCGGGTGCCGAGTATATGCCAGCGCGTTTCCTGTGGACCGAAGAGTATTACACCTATGGACCGGAGCACAGCGATTCCCTGAAGTATCTTTTGTCCGTGGATGAAACCACCTACAAGGCGCAGGCCGCATGGGGTGATGTGAAGTCCGACGGTATGGGTGAGTTTCATCCCGTTGCATGGTACCAGCAGTACGATGGCGGCCGCGCTTTCTACACGGGCCTCGGCCATTTGCCGGCGTCTTACGGTAATGCCATGTTTCTGTCGCACCTTTACGGTGGAATTTACTGGGCCGCGACCGGAAGAGGGATCGAATAG